The following coding sequences are from one uncultured Desulfobacter sp. window:
- a CDS encoding efflux RND transporter periplasmic adaptor subunit, producing the protein MNQGRKIFIITALIFCVPVLMTLAGCDNASEQNTQKNTPEPPPLVTSMTISALSRQPAHQYSGEVRGRYETALGFRVPGKIIARHVETGTRVKAGDLLMQVDPKDIQEAVTAAKAQVAAAESQYKLAADLLKRFKALYKQDYMSKAEIDRYRNSADSARAVLKQARAQLTQTGNQLTYCDLRADEDGVVLDVRAEAGQVVAAGMPVVIMAKGDQREIEIFVPENQVAQFSPGALFQIKFWALPDLEIKGRLRYVSPVADPITRTYKTRITLIDPPETVRLGMTASAIHVDPKTSGSIFIPLSAVYQTGDSPMVWIIKDHKTTLQKIKLGQAGRGEKIQVIEGLVPGDEIVTTGVHKLSQGQTVRTQSPDKEL; encoded by the coding sequence ATGAATCAAGGCAGAAAAATCTTTATTATAACGGCGTTGATCTTTTGTGTTCCGGTCTTGATGACCCTGGCCGGATGCGATAACGCGTCGGAACAAAACACCCAAAAAAACACGCCGGAACCGCCCCCCCTTGTCACCAGCATGACCATTTCTGCCCTGAGTCGCCAGCCGGCCCATCAATATTCAGGCGAGGTCCGGGGACGCTACGAAACCGCATTGGGATTCCGGGTCCCGGGCAAAATTATTGCCCGTCATGTGGAAACCGGCACCCGGGTCAAGGCAGGAGATCTACTCATGCAGGTGGACCCCAAGGATATCCAGGAGGCGGTAACGGCGGCCAAGGCCCAGGTTGCCGCAGCCGAAAGTCAATATAAACTGGCAGCGGACCTGCTTAAGCGCTTTAAAGCCCTTTATAAGCAGGATTACATGAGCAAGGCTGAAATTGACCGCTACCGGAACAGTGCAGACTCGGCCAGGGCGGTGTTAAAACAGGCCCGGGCCCAGCTGACCCAGACAGGCAACCAGCTGACCTATTGCGATCTTAGGGCCGACGAAGACGGCGTGGTACTGGATGTCAGGGCTGAAGCAGGGCAAGTGGTGGCTGCAGGCATGCCCGTGGTCATCATGGCCAAAGGGGACCAGCGGGAGATTGAAATTTTTGTGCCCGAAAACCAGGTGGCACAATTTAGCCCTGGCGCCCTGTTTCAGATCAAATTCTGGGCACTTCCCGATCTTGAAATAAAAGGCCGGCTCCGGTATGTTTCTCCCGTGGCAGATCCCATTACCCGGACCTACAAGACCCGCATTACCCTCATTGATCCCCCGGAGACGGTTCGGCTGGGCATGACGGCATCTGCGATCCACGTCGACCCTAAGACCTCCGGCAGCATTTTTATCCCATTGTCCGCGGTCTACCAGACCGGCGATTCGCCCATGGTGTGGATAATTAAAGATCACAAAACCACGCTGCAAAAAATCAAACTCGGCCAGGCAGGCCGCGGCGAAAAGATCCAGGTTATTGAGGGCCTGGTCCCGGGCGATGAAATCGTCACCACCGGTGTACACAAACTGTCACAAGGCCAAACCGTTCGAACCCAATCCCCGGACAAAGAGTTATAA
- a CDS encoding efflux RND transporter permease subunit: MKHFNLTEWSLNHRQLIWFCIILTALAGTYAYQGMGRMEDPNFTIRRMIIGVGWPGASATEVEQQVTDKIEKELQDIPGLDFLKSSSRPQQAVIYVNIKDTVDAGNIRSTWYEVRNMVNNMKDDLPQGILGPYYNDRFDDVYGNIYALTADGFSYEQMREKAEDIRQELLRIKSVKKVTLEGVQPEKIYIEMDSKKLARMGIDPLLVAAVIKKQNTVTPSGMFETSTDNVFIRVTGLFDDVAALRELPIRVLDRTFRLGDIATIRRAYAEPGDPKMYYNGKPAIGIAVSMENGDNILKLGEELESAFARIKQNMPLGFDIHQVANQPMVVKDAIDEFVKTLAEAIAIILAVSFLSLGLRSGMVVALCIPLVVAATFLAMKMAGIDLHRVSLGALIISLGLLVDDAMISVEMMAVKLEQGFDKVKAACFAYTATAFPMLTGTLITCAGFIPIGFADGISSEFCRTIFPVIGLSLIISWVVSVMVTPLLGTYLIKAAPTSDHEKERDIYDKTFYRVFRRILIWCLRFKYVVLIITAAAFVFSLYSFKFLRQEFFPGSVRPELVVDLTLPEGASMKATDKQARRFFNAIADNPNIDHFACYVGSGGPRFVLTFEPVVPQSNFAQFIIVAKGLDQRKQLENQIQDLLDNDFPNVRGHLQTLQMGPPEPYPVMLRVSGRDYEKVRQIAGRVKDVMAANPDLQRINFNWYEKTKKLQLNIDQDKARALGVTSTDLALAIQSQLSGIPVSEFRQKDKTVDIELRLAAQDRQNLADIRTLPIHVGQGRTIPLEQIADIRFGMEEGQIWRRNLLPTITVQADTADGVTGNDATRSVYKALKSVRDNLPDGYAIEIGGLSEQSKKSTNYIVQMVPAMFMIIVILLMIQLQNIPNMILTLLTAPLGLMGVIASLLIFDMPMGFLSQLGILALSGIIIRNSVILMDQIDRQVADGEDRYHAIIRATVFRFRPIMLTAAAAILGMVPLAVDKFWGPMAISIGGGLLGATILTLFVLPCMVAAWYRVKEL, translated from the coding sequence ATGAAACACTTTAATCTTACCGAGTGGTCCTTGAACCACCGGCAGCTTATCTGGTTCTGTATTATTCTAACGGCCCTGGCCGGTACCTATGCCTACCAGGGCATGGGGCGAATGGAGGACCCCAATTTCACCATACGCCGGATGATCATCGGCGTGGGCTGGCCCGGCGCCTCGGCCACCGAGGTGGAACAGCAGGTCACCGATAAAATCGAAAAGGAACTGCAGGATATCCCGGGGCTGGATTTCCTTAAAAGCTCTTCCAGGCCCCAGCAGGCGGTCATCTACGTCAACATCAAAGATACCGTTGACGCCGGCAACATTCGATCCACCTGGTATGAAGTGCGCAACATGGTCAACAACATGAAGGATGACCTGCCCCAGGGCATTTTAGGTCCGTACTATAATGACCGGTTTGACGATGTTTACGGCAATATTTACGCGTTGACCGCAGACGGATTTTCCTACGAACAGATGCGGGAAAAGGCCGAAGATATCCGCCAGGAACTTTTGAGGATCAAAAGCGTTAAAAAGGTGACGCTGGAAGGCGTTCAGCCGGAAAAGATCTACATTGAAATGGACAGCAAAAAACTGGCCCGCATGGGTATTGATCCTTTGCTTGTGGCCGCTGTCATTAAAAAGCAAAATACCGTGACCCCGTCGGGCATGTTCGAGACTTCCACAGACAATGTCTTTATCCGGGTGACGGGTCTTTTTGACGATGTTGCGGCGCTCAGGGAGCTTCCCATCCGGGTTTTGGACCGTACCTTTCGGCTGGGGGATATCGCAACGATCCGGCGGGCCTATGCAGAGCCCGGCGATCCCAAGATGTATTACAATGGGAAACCTGCCATCGGCATTGCCGTGTCCATGGAAAACGGGGACAATATCCTAAAGCTGGGAGAGGAGCTTGAATCGGCCTTTGCCCGAATCAAGCAGAACATGCCTTTGGGGTTTGACATCCACCAGGTGGCCAACCAGCCCATGGTGGTCAAGGACGCCATCGACGAATTCGTCAAAACCCTGGCCGAGGCCATTGCCATTATTCTTGCGGTCAGCTTTTTAAGCCTTGGCCTTCGGTCGGGCATGGTGGTGGCCCTTTGCATCCCCCTGGTGGTTGCCGCCACCTTTCTGGCCATGAAAATGGCAGGCATTGACCTGCACCGGGTCTCTTTGGGGGCTTTGATCATCTCCTTGGGGCTGCTGGTGGACGATGCCATGATCTCCGTTGAGATGATGGCCGTAAAACTGGAGCAGGGGTTTGACAAGGTCAAAGCGGCCTGCTTTGCCTACACCGCCACTGCCTTTCCCATGCTCACCGGAACCCTGATCACCTGCGCCGGATTTATCCCCATCGGGTTTGCCGACGGCATCTCCTCGGAGTTCTGCCGGACCATCTTCCCGGTCATCGGCCTCTCCCTGATCATTTCCTGGGTGGTGTCGGTGATGGTGACCCCGCTGTTGGGCACCTATCTGATCAAGGCAGCCCCCACCTCTGACCATGAAAAAGAAAGAGATATTTATGATAAAACCTTTTACCGGGTGTTCAGGCGAATTCTGATCTGGTGCCTGCGATTTAAGTATGTGGTGCTGATCATCACCGCCGCAGCCTTCGTGTTTTCCCTGTACAGTTTTAAATTCCTCAGGCAGGAATTTTTCCCGGGCTCCGTGCGCCCGGAACTGGTGGTGGACCTGACCTTGCCCGAAGGGGCCTCCATGAAGGCTACGGACAAACAGGCCAGGCGGTTTTTCAATGCCATCGCCGACAACCCGAACATCGACCATTTTGCCTGTTATGTAGGGTCCGGCGGGCCGAGATTCGTCCTCACCTTTGAGCCGGTGGTGCCCCAGTCCAATTTTGCCCAGTTTATCATCGTGGCCAAGGGGCTTGACCAACGAAAACAGCTTGAAAATCAGATCCAGGATCTTCTGGACAATGACTTTCCCAATGTGAGGGGCCATCTGCAGACGCTGCAGATGGGACCACCGGAACCCTACCCTGTAATGCTGCGGGTATCCGGCCGTGACTATGAAAAGGTGCGTCAGATTGCAGGCCGGGTCAAAGATGTGATGGCTGCAAACCCGGATTTACAAAGAATCAATTTCAACTGGTATGAAAAGACAAAAAAGCTTCAACTAAACATAGACCAGGATAAAGCCAGGGCACTTGGGGTGACAAGCACTGACCTGGCCCTGGCCATCCAGTCCCAGCTTTCGGGCATCCCGGTCAGTGAGTTCAGGCAAAAAGATAAAACCGTTGATATCGAATTGCGCCTGGCAGCACAGGACCGGCAGAATCTGGCGGATATCCGGACACTGCCCATCCATGTGGGCCAGGGCAGAACCATTCCTTTAGAACAGATTGCCGATATCCGTTTCGGCATGGAAGAGGGCCAGATCTGGCGCCGAAACCTTCTGCCCACCATTACGGTGCAGGCGGATACGGCGGATGGCGTCACCGGAAACGATGCCACCCGGAGCGTGTACAAGGCCTTAAAATCCGTCAGAGACAACCTGCCGGACGGCTATGCCATTGAAATCGGCGGTCTTTCGGAGCAAAGCAAGAAATCAACAAACTATATTGTGCAGATGGTCCCGGCCATGTTCATGATTATCGTCATCCTGCTGATGATCCAGCTGCAAAATATCCCCAACATGATACTGACCCTTCTGACGGCACCATTGGGATTGATGGGGGTCATTGCCTCTCTGCTGATTTTTGACATGCCCATGGGCTTTTTGTCCCAGCTGGGCATTCTGGCCCTGTCCGGCATCATCATCCGCAACTCGGTGATCCTCATGGACCAGATCGACCGCCAGGTGGCCGATGGAGAGGACCGGTACCACGCCATTATCAGGGCCACGGTGTTCCGGTTCAGGCCTATTATGCTCACCGCAGCCGCCGCCATCCTGGGCATGGTGCCCCTGGCCGTGGACAAGTTCTGGGGACCCATGGCCATCAGCATCGGCGGCGGACTTTTGGGGGCCACCATCCTGACCCTGTTTGTGCTGCCCTGCATGGTAGCGGCCTGGTATCGGGTGAAAGAGTTGTAA
- a CDS encoding ATP-binding cassette domain-containing protein encodes MNHLVVENLVSRFVSVDHLEIKKGELIVLIGPSGAGKSSLLNVVAGFMPHTGQILLDGRAVHTLPAHRRKIGYLFQDLYLFPHMTVFQNLKIAMQTRRLKKKQLREEIDSLLELFRITDLAKSYPGQISGGEKQRVAMARAMAGKPELLLLDEPLSHLDYRTARYLRAQFKQVQQQFGLTTLFVTHDLHEARELGDRILVMEKGRLRLFDQDSIPVKADLLQMPRDFSTNFFQEPFAV; translated from the coding sequence ATGAATCATCTGGTTGTAGAAAATCTTGTGTCCCGGTTTGTCAGTGTTGACCATCTAGAAATTAAAAAAGGTGAATTGATCGTGTTGATCGGACCGTCGGGTGCCGGTAAGTCCTCTTTGCTGAATGTTGTGGCGGGCTTTATGCCCCATACCGGGCAAATTCTTCTGGACGGCCGGGCTGTCCATACCCTGCCGGCACACCGCCGTAAGATCGGCTATCTGTTCCAGGATCTCTATCTTTTTCCCCACATGACCGTTTTTCAGAATTTGAAAATTGCCATGCAGACCCGGCGGCTTAAAAAAAAGCAGCTTCGGGAAGAGATCGACTCTCTTCTTGAACTGTTTCGGATAACAGACCTGGCCAAAAGCTATCCCGGCCAGATCAGCGGCGGCGAAAAACAGCGGGTTGCCATGGCCCGGGCCATGGCGGGCAAGCCGGAGCTTTTGCTGCTGGACGAGCCGTTGTCCCACCTGGATTACAGGACTGCCCGGTATCTGCGCGCTCAATTCAAACAGGTTCAGCAGCAGTTCGGGCTGACCACCTTATTTGTAACCCACGACCTGCACGAAGCCCGGGAACTTGGGGACAGGATACTTGTTATGGAAAAGGGGCGTCTGCGGCTCTTTGACCAGGACAGCATCCCGGTAAAAGCGGATTTACTCCAGATGCCCCGGGATTTTTCCACTAATTTTTTCCAGGAACCTTTTGCGGTTTAG
- a CDS encoding ABC transporter permease, which yields MIRLFFGILVICCLGVIGVLYALAVQVGLFDIFQILLTKEARFALNLSLTTSVSSVGIAMVLGLPVAYLMARRSFPCKFIVDSLLDIPMVMTPLVTGMGLLFLLGPNISGQWLQKTGIDFLFTPAGAVLAQTFIATPLIIRSVRATFEGIDEKYEQAGAMLGLSDIRVFCFIVLPMARNGILAGAVLAWARTLGEFGATLMVAGASRMRTETLPIAVYLNLTSGEIELAVTCAWLLICLGVLLLMALKWLGVRQKAFHY from the coding sequence ATGATCCGGCTGTTCTTCGGCATTCTTGTCATCTGCTGCCTTGGGGTGATAGGCGTTTTATACGCCCTGGCGGTCCAGGTGGGGCTTTTTGATATTTTTCAGATTCTTTTAACCAAAGAGGCCCGGTTTGCACTTAACTTAAGTCTGACAACTTCGGTCTCATCGGTGGGGATCGCCATGGTGCTTGGTCTTCCCGTGGCCTATCTTATGGCAAGGCGGTCATTCCCCTGTAAATTCATTGTGGATTCTTTGTTGGATATCCCCATGGTCATGACCCCGCTGGTGACCGGCATGGGCCTGCTTTTTCTGCTGGGGCCCAATATTTCCGGACAGTGGCTGCAGAAGACCGGTATTGATTTTTTGTTTACCCCGGCAGGCGCCGTTTTGGCCCAGACTTTCATTGCCACGCCTCTCATTATCAGAAGCGTGCGCGCCACCTTTGAAGGCATTGACGAAAAATATGAGCAGGCCGGTGCCATGCTGGGCTTGTCCGATATCCGGGTCTTCTGTTTCATCGTTCTGCCCATGGCCCGAAACGGCATTCTTGCCGGGGCGGTTCTGGCCTGGGCCAGGACTTTGGGGGAGTTCGGCGCCACCCTGATGGTGGCAGGTGCCTCCCGGATGAGAACCGAGACCCTGCCCATTGCCGTTTACCTGAATTTGACCAGCGGAGAGATTGAACTGGCCGTCACCTGTGCTTGGCTGTTGATCTGCCTTGGGGTATTACTTCTCATGGCGCTTAAATGGCTGGGGGTGCGTCAAAAAGCCTTTCATTACTAA
- the modA gene encoding molybdate ABC transporter substrate-binding protein yields the protein MKNLLVGLVLVGISLLFIVEAGAEELFLYAGAGLRKPTDKIIAQFEQQTGHKVIVDYGGSGKQMVKYRTVRRGDLFMPGSYFYIDKLKEKGLVLSDSRVVLHTPVIAVNKKVDHAVKTLEDMIAPGIKLAMGDPKAMALGRTSMEIIKNAGLEKQFLDNVVVYGATVNQLSLYVVQGAVDAAIVARANAFMHQDALAMFDIPATYYTPEIIGIAVLKTAKDTALAEQFKTFVSGAGGTAYFIKSGFMALPR from the coding sequence ATGAAAAATTTGTTGGTGGGGCTGGTTTTGGTTGGTATCTCTTTGTTGTTTATCGTTGAAGCCGGAGCTGAAGAGCTTTTCCTCTATGCCGGTGCCGGGCTGAGAAAACCCACAGATAAAATCATTGCACAATTTGAACAGCAGACCGGCCACAAAGTCATTGTGGATTATGGCGGATCAGGCAAGCAGATGGTCAAGTACCGGACTGTCCGGCGCGGGGATCTGTTCATGCCCGGTTCCTATTTTTATATTGATAAACTTAAGGAAAAAGGCCTGGTGCTCTCGGACAGCCGGGTGGTCCTGCACACCCCGGTGATTGCCGTCAATAAAAAAGTGGACCATGCTGTTAAGACCCTGGAAGATATGATCGCGCCGGGCATTAAACTGGCCATGGGTGACCCCAAAGCCATGGCTCTGGGCCGGACCAGCATGGAAATTATTAAAAACGCGGGGCTTGAAAAACAGTTCCTGGACAATGTGGTTGTCTATGGCGCCACGGTGAATCAGCTCTCCCTTTATGTGGTGCAAGGTGCTGTGGATGCCGCCATTGTGGCCCGGGCCAATGCGTTTATGCACCAAGATGCCCTGGCTATGTTCGACATCCCGGCAACATATTACACGCCGGAGATCATCGGCATCGCCGTATTGAAGACCGCTAAGGATACTGCTCTGGCGGAACAGTTCAAAACATTTGTCTCAGGTGCTGGGGGAACGGCTTATTTCATAAAGTCCGGCTTTATGGCGCTGCCCCGATGA
- a CDS encoding ATP-binding protein, translating into MSLKSLLKKFKKRLTCRLVRTLCASDGEMRHLAEQIKVKEQVLNDQRREYRQLFESVPCLITVQNESLELVQFNREFEEHFRPRVGDRCYQAYKNRTEPCDNCPVMETFRDGKPHASEQSGVTNTGETCYWTLRTAPITGADGKVKQVMEIAVDITEQILAEQQLVQAGKMATLGEMATGVAHELNQPLSVIKSASNYIMRKVKAGESIPGEIMMTMTEEIDGQVSRAEKIINHMREFGRKSDNIKEKADVNRALLKALDIFKEQLMLHQIGVVQHLDHDLPMIPADENRLEQVFINLLLNARDAIEERFEHQDQSAESDKQIFLTTRVSDKWVIIEIEDTGTGISPGIADKIFDPFFTTKAAGKGTGLGLSIGYRIIKDYGGTITLDKERLTGALFTIRFPFISHTNL; encoded by the coding sequence TTGAGTTTAAAAAGCTTACTTAAAAAATTTAAAAAACGCCTGACCTGCCGGCTGGTCCGGACGTTATGCGCTTCCGACGGGGAGATGCGTCATCTCGCCGAGCAGATCAAGGTTAAAGAGCAGGTGCTCAATGATCAGCGCCGGGAGTACCGGCAGCTGTTTGAGTCTGTTCCCTGCCTGATTACGGTTCAGAATGAATCCCTTGAACTGGTTCAATTCAACAGGGAATTTGAAGAACATTTTCGCCCCAGGGTCGGGGATCGATGCTACCAGGCTTATAAGAACAGGACCGAGCCCTGCGACAATTGTCCTGTCATGGAAACATTCAGGGACGGCAAACCCCACGCCAGCGAGCAAAGCGGTGTCACAAACACAGGAGAAACCTGTTACTGGACATTGCGAACCGCGCCCATTACCGGGGCCGACGGCAAGGTCAAACAGGTGATGGAAATCGCTGTGGATATCACCGAACAGATTCTTGCCGAGCAGCAGCTGGTCCAGGCCGGTAAGATGGCAACCCTGGGCGAAATGGCCACCGGTGTTGCCCATGAATTAAACCAGCCTTTGTCGGTTATCAAAAGTGCGTCCAACTATATCATGCGCAAGGTCAAGGCAGGCGAATCGATTCCCGGTGAGATCATGATGACCATGACCGAGGAGATTGACGGCCAGGTGAGCCGGGCTGAAAAGATCATCAATCACATGCGCGAATTCGGCAGAAAATCCGACAACATCAAGGAAAAAGCCGATGTGAACCGGGCACTTTTGAAGGCCTTGGATATTTTTAAAGAACAGCTTATGCTCCACCAGATTGGGGTGGTGCAGCATCTGGATCATGATCTGCCCATGATACCGGCCGATGAGAACCGCCTGGAACAGGTGTTTATCAACCTGTTGCTCAATGCCCGGGATGCCATTGAAGAACGCTTTGAACACCAAGATCAGTCGGCTGAATCTGATAAACAGATATTTTTGACCACACGGGTGTCTGATAAATGGGTGATCATTGAAATTGAGGATACGGGCACCGGCATTTCGCCTGGGATTGCCGATAAAATATTTGATCCGTTTTTCACCACCAAGGCGGCCGGTAAAGGCACCGGCCTTGGCCTGTCCATTGGGTACCGCATTATCAAGGATTACGGCGGAACCATCACCCTCGACAAGGAGCGGTTAACCGGCGCCTTGTTTACCATTCGGTTTCCTTTTATCTCCCATACAAATTTGTAG
- a CDS encoding response regulator, which yields MASRAEWKIVLIDDEPGIRKVTGIILEDWGFRVKTAENGETGLKACAEFLPQIVITDVKMPGMDGLCVLETIRNDYPEMVVIVMTAFGDVETAIRALQLDASDFITKPVNDQALALALDRAKQRYTSARQIREYTHRLETGWSGATAILMEKYRFQEQIINSAMNGVIACGLDTLIRIINPAAQEMFGYTAEQVVGKKTLRDFMSAADNELISAALKSELYGGRDRINMMETIMQSGTGQQIPVRLSARVMFDAGEDNGLLLCVTDLREMRRMEREMADQEKTLHQDKIMSLGKLAASVVHEINNPLSGILNYLRLMARLIDKGQIVEKQEKFSSFLEIAVLEISRCSDILSNLLTFSRKSSISYGPVQVKDLVARCVKISHHKFKLQTIQLHVAVEDGIPDILADAGQIQQCLINLMFNAMDAIDGPGQVWISAGFDSGGQQVFIHVKDSGKGISQAVLPHIFEPFFTTKDEGHGVGLGLSIVYGIMRSHGGDIRVAQSSDKGTCFVLEFKKLT from the coding sequence ATGGCATCCCGGGCGGAATGGAAAATCGTCCTCATTGATGATGAGCCGGGCATCCGGAAGGTCACAGGCATTATCCTGGAAGACTGGGGATTTCGGGTTAAAACCGCGGAAAACGGCGAAACCGGTTTAAAGGCCTGTGCCGAGTTTCTGCCCCAGATCGTGATTACGGATGTCAAGATGCCCGGCATGGACGGGCTTTGTGTGCTTGAAACCATCAGAAACGATTACCCCGAGATGGTTGTGATTGTCATGACGGCGTTTGGGGATGTTGAAACCGCCATTCGCGCCCTGCAGCTGGATGCCTCGGACTTTATTACGAAACCGGTGAATGACCAGGCCCTGGCTCTGGCCCTGGACCGGGCAAAGCAACGCTATACATCTGCCCGACAGATCCGGGAATATACCCACCGGCTTGAAACCGGATGGTCCGGTGCCACTGCAATCCTGATGGAAAAATATAGATTCCAGGAGCAGATTATCAACAGCGCCATGAACGGCGTGATTGCCTGCGGTCTGGATACGTTGATCCGGATTATTAATCCTGCGGCCCAAGAGATGTTCGGGTACACGGCAGAGCAGGTGGTGGGCAAAAAGACGTTGAGAGATTTCATGTCTGCCGCTGATAATGAACTTATTTCCGCCGCCCTTAAAAGTGAGCTGTATGGGGGCCGGGACCGGATCAATATGATGGAGACGATCATGCAGTCCGGGACGGGGCAGCAGATTCCGGTCCGGCTGTCGGCCCGTGTTATGTTTGACGCCGGCGAGGACAATGGATTGCTGCTCTGCGTTACGGATCTGCGCGAAATGCGTCGCATGGAACGGGAGATGGCGGATCAGGAAAAGACGTTGCATCAGGACAAAATTATGTCTTTGGGAAAATTGGCTGCCAGTGTGGTGCATGAGATCAATAATCCTTTGTCCGGGATTTTAAATTATCTGCGGCTCATGGCCAGACTGATTGACAAGGGGCAGATCGTCGAGAAGCAGGAAAAATTTTCAAGCTTTCTGGAGATTGCGGTCTTGGAAATCAGCCGGTGCTCGGACATTCTTTCCAATCTGTTGACCTTTTCAAGGAAATCTTCCATTTCCTACGGTCCGGTTCAGGTCAAAGATCTGGTGGCGCGGTGCGTCAAAATCAGCCATCATAAATTTAAGCTCCAGACTATCCAGCTGCATGTGGCCGTTGAAGACGGGATCCCGGATATCCTGGCCGATGCCGGCCAGATTCAGCAGTGCCTGATCAACCTGATGTTCAATGCCATGGATGCCATAGACGGCCCGGGGCAGGTGTGGATCTCTGCCGGATTTGATTCGGGGGGGCAGCAGGTTTTCATCCATGTCAAAGATTCGGGCAAAGGCATCAGCCAGGCGGTGTTGCCCCATATATTTGAACCCTTTTTCACCACCAAGGATGAAGGGCACGGGGTGGGACTGGGCCTTTCCATCGTATACGGGATCATGCGCAGCCATGGCGGTGATATTCGGGTGGCGCAAAGTTCCGACAAAGGCACCTGTTTTGTCCTTGAGTTTAAAAAGCTTACTTAA
- a CDS encoding universal stress protein, with the protein MFSKILLATTPADESKGASNVSFALARPSRSKLYIFHAYGLPEEGWSAIRYLLPSGKVEEVKKELENYFSSQLSKIENYEVEVVPGIPQDEILRFARKKNVDLIVMGPHRVAENQPRIWGLTGSTLQKVSLKARCPVMIVPPDVPRIFPVDDVVLSEEDRKNFSILIVDDELSMRDSLREWLAEEGFSADMAESGPGALEMLGKKQYQLMLTDIKMPEMDGVTLLTRAKQKDPSMAVVMMTAYATIDTALSAMKKGALDYLVKPFDPGALIPTVMKIHQDYEMIRGRLKMAFKNIVLAMDFSEPALCAFNYAFEIAKGYNASLHIFYAMPLMENDVYPSAEQIESRIQEAVEKMKTMFGTKLAGVVDYTIGAWEGAPHVEILKFARISHADLIVMAHHSKEKDPEKAVIGSTTIKVASGAFCPVMSINRDFVPKPVG; encoded by the coding sequence ATGTTTAGTAAAATTTTACTGGCAACCACACCCGCAGATGAAAGCAAGGGCGCATCTAATGTATCTTTTGCCCTGGCAAGGCCCAGCCGGTCCAAGCTTTATATATTTCATGCCTATGGCCTGCCCGAAGAAGGCTGGAGCGCCATTCGTTATCTATTACCCAGCGGCAAAGTGGAAGAGGTGAAAAAAGAGCTTGAAAATTATTTTTCGTCCCAATTGTCAAAAATTGAAAATTACGAAGTCGAAGTGGTGCCGGGTATTCCCCAGGACGAGATTTTACGGTTTGCCCGGAAAAAAAATGTGGACCTCATTGTTATGGGACCCCACCGGGTGGCTGAAAATCAGCCCAGGATCTGGGGGTTAACCGGGTCCACCCTGCAAAAGGTGAGTTTAAAGGCACGATGTCCGGTGATGATTGTCCCCCCGGATGTGCCGCGGATTTTTCCGGTGGATGATGTGGTGTTGTCCGAAGAGGACCGGAAAAATTTTTCAATCCTCATTGTGGATGATGAACTGTCCATGCGCGATTCCTTAAGGGAATGGCTTGCCGAAGAGGGGTTTTCTGCGGACATGGCCGAATCGGGTCCAGGGGCCCTTGAGATGCTTGGAAAAAAACAATACCAGCTGATGCTCACGGATATCAAGATGCCGGAGATGGACGGGGTGACGCTGTTGACCCGGGCAAAGCAGAAGGATCCCAGCATGGCCGTGGTGATGATGACTGCCTATGCCACCATTGATACAGCGTTGAGTGCCATGAAAAAAGGTGCCCTGGACTACCTGGTCAAACCCTTTGATCCGGGGGCGCTCATTCCCACGGTAATGAAAATTCACCAGGATTACGAAATGATCCGGGGACGGCTTAAAATGGCGTTTAAAAATATTGTCCTGGCCATGGATTTTTCCGAGCCCGCCCTGTGTGCCTTTAACTATGCTTTTGAAATTGCAAAGGGCTACAACGCGTCCCTTCATATTTTTTATGCCATGCCCTTAATGGAAAATGATGTATATCCGTCTGCTGAGCAAATCGAATCACGGATTCAAGAGGCCGTTGAAAAGATGAAGACCATGTTCGGAACAAAGCTCGCCGGGGTGGTGGACTATACCATAGGTGCCTGGGAAGGTGCACCCCACGTGGAAATCTTGAAATTTGCCCGGATCAGTCATGCCGATCTGATCGTCATGGCCCACCATTCCAAGGAAAAAGATCCGGAAAAAGCGGTGATCGGTTCAACGACCATTAAGGTGGCAAGCGGGGCGTTTTGTCCGGTGATGAGTATCAACCGTGATTTTGTTCCCAAACCCGTTGGCTAG